The region TGACAGAAACAACAGGCTTAAAACCGAGGAATTCCCATCCAAAGTCCGAAATAGAGAACGAAAACCTGTCCTGCAGTTATGCCACTTGAAGTCAGTCCTTAAATTGTTCATACCGCTACAAACTCTCTTGCTTGGCAAGCTTTTAGAGTAACTTTAGATTTCGCCATCAAATCATACTCATAACGAGTACGACTAAAGAGCAGTACAAAATCGTTACGACTTTGCTTAGCAACTAGTGTTCACACATGCAAGTTGCGCCGAATCTTCTACTTGTCATTTCAATCGTGCGTTTACATCCATTATATGGAGGATCTTAATGGCTCATCTTCTGGTGCCATTACCGTATGACTATACTGCGTTGGAACCCTTTATAGAATGCACAAACCATGCAGCTTCACCATGACAAGCACCATGCAGCTTATGTCAATAATTTAAACAATGCCCTGGCAGGCTACCCATGACGCAAGGTGAGATTCCTCTGTTAGGGAATAATGTTTTGGAACATGCTTATTACCTCAAATACCAAAATCACCGCCCAGACTATCTGGCTGCCTGGTGGCATATAGTCAATTGGGATGAAGTCAATCGCTGCTTCCAGATAGCTCACCCGAATGCACTGGTCTAAATGGAGGATAATCTCTGCTCAAATCGGGTGATGGCAGTCAAATTCAGACAATCTAAGCTAAGGATAGATGCAAGATGCTTGTTGATTGGATAAAGATTCAGCTTTTGTATGTCTGAATGCGCTTCTGCGGTGTTATCTTCGATTTATTGAGGGAACACTGCCTGTAGGCAGTTCGGGTGATATCTGTATTTCTGTATTTCTGTCGTCTCCTTGTTTTGTTAGCCAACGCCCATATTAAGCCTTGACTAATTGAAGTAAGGAGTTACTATGAACAAGGATTGCAGAAAACTGCAGCAGTCATTTCGGATAATTTCCATGCCAGTTTGTATTTATCTGTAAGGTACTCGCCTTCGATAACGCTCCCAGTAAACCAACTACTAAAGTCTCGGTTAAGTGAAATGTTTCAATCTAACCACCTGCCATCATCAGCGTTTAATTTAGCGTCTTCTTACTCAGATCCTGGGTTGAAGCGAAAGCGAGCATTGCAGGTGGTTGAGAAAAGCCAAATGAGTCGTAGTATTGAGGCTCTAAGGGGTTTTATTCCTGCTGAGGCAACTCCTAACAAGCGAGCAGTTATGGAGCGGTTAATTGAGCTTTATGCAGAGAAAGCTCTAGGGTGAGTGTTCAGATTTGTTAGCAATTCAATCAAAGTTTTGAGTGAGCTTGCGATCGCAGGCTCATTTTGTTATTTTGAAAGACTATTTGCCAGCCAGCAACCAACTTATGGCTTTTCCTGACCTATCGGGGTTTTTGCTTCTACTCTAGATTTCTTAAAATAGACGCATTCCAGTTGGCGTCATCAATCAGTTTTGTCAGTGAGATCGCTCACTTATCACCAATCTTTCATCAAAATTTCAGGATAGAGCGACCTTCTTGGTGATTCTGCTATTGTTCCCCGTTTCTAATTGCTGTTTCTAATTTCTGGCTATGGACTACAGCCCGAACCTTTCAGGGCGACTCTACAACATGACAAGTGATCCGTCTTTTCAGCAGCTTCAAGAACTTATTCAGCAGATAGCAGATGCAGACACTGATGATTTCTTTGAGCTAGCAAAACTGGCAGGACTTAGCCCGGTCGAAGATTTCTCAGGAGCAGTTCTCAGGAATGTTGATCTTCGTTCAGCAATTTTGACGCGGGCAAACTTCATTAACACCGATTTATCCGGCGCTATTTTAATCAATACGAATCTAGAAGAAGCCAGGCTAATCGGTGCCCGACTCATATTAGCCATTCTCACAGGTGCTAGGCTTGATTATGCCAAATTGGTTAGCGCTGATTTAACTGATGCCAATCTGGTTGGTGCATCATTGTCTAATGCTGATTTGACCCGTGCAAATTTATCGGGTGCAGATTTAAGCCACGC is a window of Leptolyngbyaceae cyanobacterium JSC-12 DNA encoding:
- a CDS encoding hypothetical protein (IMG reference gene:2510095073); this encodes MFQSNHLPSSAFNLASSYSDPGLKRKRALQVVEKSQMSRSIEALRGFIPAEATPNKRAVMERLIELYAEKALG
- a CDS encoding putative low-complexity protein (IMG reference gene:2510095074~PFAM: Pentapeptide repeats (8 copies)); the protein is MDYSPNLSGRLYNMTSDPSFQQLQELIQQIADADTDDFFELAKLAGLSPVEDFSGAVLRNVDLRSAILTRANFINTDLSGAILINTNLEEARLIGARLILAILTGARLDYAKLVSADLTDANLVGASLSNADLTRANLSGADLSHADMRRANLTAATLCGACLCEVTLSHANLRRSDLSGTDLSGATLFGADLSNCDLRMADLSETNLVGTTVVRALFGANLGLSREMMLDLSGRGATFYTY